One window of the Chryseobacterium camelliae genome contains the following:
- a CDS encoding DUF1294 domain-containing protein has protein sequence MKYFFIISTLITFLTFGLDKRRAKKHQRRIPESVLLFLTFLGGTAGAILGMISYRHKTSKKSFLFKTALVILLQSLIIYALLYHF, from the coding sequence ATGAAGTATTTTTTCATTATCTCCACGCTGATCACCTTCCTTACATTCGGCCTCGACAAACGCCGGGCTAAAAAGCATCAGCGGCGAATTCCGGAATCGGTACTCCTTTTTCTGACTTTCCTTGGCGGAACCGCCGGCGCAATCCTCGGAATGATTTCCTACCGGCATAAAACCTCTAAAAAATCCTTTCTTTTCAAAACCGCATTGGTCATCCTCCTGCAGAGTTTGATCATTTATGCGCTGCTTTATCATTTTTGA
- a CDS encoding M23 family metallopeptidase — MSKLKPASLFVGTMLLLLSCDGLKVPKNIFETSERSKYERSFSGSDTAMANWKRSFSTAVANRLTIPEGTPFTMAADLTGRNAIGYSLDLKKGEQLIIESNVSNPNTKIFVDILAPGSGAGQAESSLMANNKFSASIENTGLYKVVIQPEIQFSENFGLIWYTQPSLAFPVAGKGNRNVQSFWGASRDGGGRSHEGVDIFAPRKTPVVAVTDGLITRTGNQGLGGKQVWQRDAVLGNSFYYAHLDSILTASGRKVKTGDTLGWVGNTGNAAGGPTHLHFGIYTMGGAVDPYPYIRTRPVPQLNSKTTVPESKYSKAGTNLRSGPGIQYEVLDVLNDKTSVRILAVTGSWYHIRIQDGREGFVLQERLE, encoded by the coding sequence ATGAGTAAACTGAAACCCGCATCACTGTTCGTTGGAACCATGCTCCTGTTGCTATCCTGTGACGGACTGAAAGTGCCCAAAAATATTTTTGAAACTTCTGAACGCAGTAAATACGAGCGCAGCTTTTCTGGATCCGATACTGCCATGGCCAATTGGAAACGAAGTTTTTCCACAGCGGTAGCGAACCGGCTTACTATTCCTGAAGGAACTCCATTCACGATGGCGGCGGATTTAACCGGCAGAAACGCCATCGGCTATTCACTGGACCTGAAAAAAGGCGAGCAGCTCATCATTGAAAGCAATGTCAGCAACCCCAACACAAAGATTTTTGTTGACATCCTGGCTCCGGGTTCAGGAGCTGGTCAGGCTGAAAGCAGCCTGATGGCTAACAATAAGTTTTCAGCCTCAATAGAAAATACCGGTTTGTATAAAGTGGTCATACAGCCGGAAATACAGTTTTCCGAAAATTTTGGGCTGATATGGTATACACAGCCATCATTGGCTTTCCCGGTGGCAGGCAAAGGAAACCGTAATGTCCAGAGTTTCTGGGGCGCGAGCCGGGACGGCGGCGGCAGGAGTCATGAAGGCGTCGATATTTTTGCGCCGAGAAAAACGCCGGTCGTTGCAGTGACCGATGGGTTGATTACCCGTACCGGAAATCAGGGGCTGGGTGGTAAACAGGTGTGGCAGCGGGATGCAGTGCTGGGAAATTCCTTTTACTATGCACATCTCGACAGCATCCTGACCGCAAGCGGAAGAAAGGTAAAGACCGGCGACACACTGGGCTGGGTAGGCAATACAGGAAATGCCGCAGGAGGACCGACACATCTCCATTTCGGAATCTATACTATGGGAGGAGCAGTGGATCCTTATCCTTACATCAGGACACGGCCGGTGCCTCAACTGAATTCAAAAACCACTGTTCCTGAATCGAAATATAGTAAAGCGGGAACCAACCTTCGTTCAGGTCCGGGAATTCAGTATGAAGTCCTGGATGTATTGAATGACAAAACTTCCGTCCGGATCCTTGCGGTAACCGGATCATGGTACCATATACGAATTCAGGATGGCAGGGAAGGATTCGTGCTTCAGGAAAGACTTGAATAA
- the typA gene encoding translational GTPase TypA, with protein MQNIRNIAIIAHVDHGKTTLVDKIIHATNIFRENQESGELIMDNNDLERERGITILSKNISVTYKDTKINVIDTPGHADFGGEVERVLKMADGVILLVDAFEGPMPQTRFVLQKALELGLRPLVVINKVDKPNCRPDEVHDQVFDLFFNLEATEEQLDFPTFYGSSKQGWFNTSLEQTEDILPLLDGILQYVPAPKVSEGTLQMQITSLDFSSFLGRIAIGKVTRGEIKESQWIGLAQADGKIVKGKVKELYVFEGLGKKKVTEVQAGDICAVVGFDAFQIGDSFVDLENPEPLERTAIDEPTLNMTFSINNSPFFGKDGKYVTSNHLKERLTKELEKNLALRVQQTDDANTFLVFGRGILHLSVLIETMRREGYEMTIGQPQVILREDENGQKLEPYESLVVDVPEEYASRVIDLATQRKGDLHIMETKGEMQHMEFEIPSRGLIGLRSQMLTATAGEAIMAHRFTEYKPFKGAIPGRNNGVLISKTQGPATEYSIAKLQDRGKFFVDPGEEIYAGMIIGEQNKPGDLVVNIVEAKQLNNMRASGKDKDTGVAPKILFSLEECMEYIQGDEAIEVTPNFIRMRKKILSEEERKRVERGAKA; from the coding sequence ATGCAAAACATTAGAAATATTGCGATTATCGCACACGTTGACCACGGGAAGACGACTCTGGTTGATAAAATCATTCATGCTACAAACATTTTCAGAGAAAATCAGGAAAGTGGAGAACTGATCATGGATAACAATGATCTTGAAAGAGAAAGAGGGATCACCATCTTATCCAAAAATATTTCTGTTACTTATAAAGACACAAAAATTAATGTAATCGATACCCCTGGTCACGCCGATTTCGGTGGTGAGGTAGAGAGGGTTCTGAAAATGGCAGACGGGGTGATCCTGTTGGTAGATGCTTTTGAAGGTCCGATGCCACAGACCCGTTTCGTACTTCAGAAAGCCCTGGAACTGGGATTAAGGCCATTGGTGGTTATCAACAAGGTAGATAAACCGAACTGCCGTCCGGATGAAGTTCACGATCAGGTATTCGACCTGTTCTTCAACCTGGAAGCTACGGAAGAGCAGCTGGATTTCCCAACGTTCTACGGGTCTTCAAAACAGGGATGGTTCAACACGTCACTGGAGCAGACCGAAGATATTTTACCGTTACTGGATGGTATCCTGCAATATGTTCCGGCTCCTAAAGTGAGCGAAGGAACCCTTCAGATGCAGATTACTTCCCTGGATTTCTCTTCTTTCCTAGGAAGGATCGCGATCGGGAAAGTAACCAGAGGAGAGATCAAAGAATCCCAGTGGATCGGTCTTGCCCAGGCAGACGGAAAGATTGTAAAAGGAAAAGTAAAGGAATTATATGTTTTCGAAGGATTAGGAAAGAAAAAAGTAACCGAAGTACAGGCCGGTGATATCTGTGCCGTAGTTGGTTTCGATGCCTTCCAGATCGGTGATTCATTCGTAGACCTTGAAAATCCTGAGCCATTGGAAAGAACGGCTATCGATGAGCCTACGCTGAACATGACGTTCTCCATCAACAACTCTCCGTTCTTCGGGAAAGACGGTAAATATGTAACGTCCAACCACCTGAAAGAAAGGTTAACCAAAGAACTGGAGAAAAACCTTGCTTTGAGAGTTCAGCAGACGGATGATGCCAACACGTTCCTTGTGTTCGGTAGAGGTATTCTTCACTTATCGGTTCTTATCGAAACGATGAGAAGAGAAGGCTACGAAATGACGATTGGTCAGCCGCAGGTGATCCTGAGAGAAGACGAAAACGGACAAAAACTGGAGCCTTATGAATCTTTGGTAGTAGATGTTCCGGAAGAATATGCTTCGAGAGTAATCGACCTGGCTACCCAGAGAAAAGGGGACCTTCACATCATGGAAACCAAAGGTGAAATGCAGCATATGGAATTTGAAATTCCTTCCAGAGGTCTCATCGGACTGCGTTCCCAGATGCTTACCGCTACGGCAGGAGAAGCGATCATGGCACACCGTTTCACAGAGTACAAGCCTTTCAAAGGTGCTATTCCGGGAAGAAACAACGGGGTACTGATCAGCAAAACCCAGGGACCTGCTACGGAATATTCCATCGCTAAATTACAGGACAGAGGTAAGTTCTTCGTAGATCCGGGTGAGGAAATCTATGCGGGAATGATCATCGGTGAGCAGAACAAGCCGGGAGACCTTGTGGTAAACATTGTGGAAGCGAAGCAGCTGAACAACATGAGAGCCTCAGGAAAAGATAAAGATACCGGAGTCGCTCCGAAAATCTTATTCTCACTGGAAGAATGCATGGAATACATCCAGGGTGACGAAGCCATTGAGGTGACACCGAATTTCATCCGTATGAGAAAGAAAATCCTTTCCGAAGAAGAAAGAAAAAGAGTGGAAAGAGGCGCAAAAGCTTAA
- a CDS encoding type 1 glutamine amidotransferase domain-containing protein gives MSKKIAILATHGFEESELKSPKEHLEQQGWTAHIISPEAGTIKAWAEKDWGKEYTVDKTLNEASASDYDALMLPGGVINPDTLRTNDTALSFVRDFFEQHKPVGAICHGPQILISAEVVKGRNMTSVKSISKDLKNAGADWEDSEVVTDHGLVTSRTPEDLPAFNKKLVEEINEGKHEEQTV, from the coding sequence ATGTCTAAGAAAATTGCCATTTTGGCCACCCACGGATTTGAAGAAAGCGAATTGAAATCACCAAAAGAACATTTGGAACAGCAAGGCTGGACCGCCCACATCATCAGCCCTGAAGCAGGAACCATCAAAGCATGGGCTGAAAAAGACTGGGGTAAAGAATATACCGTAGACAAAACACTGAACGAAGCCTCCGCTTCAGATTATGATGCCCTGATGTTACCCGGAGGAGTGATCAATCCGGATACCTTAAGAACTAATGATACGGCATTAAGCTTTGTAAGAGACTTTTTTGAACAGCACAAGCCGGTAGGAGCAATCTGCCACGGGCCACAGATCCTGATCAGTGCTGAAGTTGTGAAAGGAAGAAATATGACTTCCGTAAAATCCATCAGCAAAGATTTAAAAAATGCCGGGGCAGACTGGGAAGACAGCGAAGTAGTTACCGACCATGGACTGGTAACGAGCAGGACTCCGGAAGATTTACCGGCATTCAACAAAAAGCTCGTTGAGGAAATCAACGAAGGAAAACACGAAGAGCAGACCGTATAA